A section of the Suncus etruscus isolate mSunEtr1 chromosome X, mSunEtr1.pri.cur, whole genome shotgun sequence genome encodes:
- the PIGA gene encoding phosphatidylinositol N-acetylglucosaminyltransferase subunit A, which produces MAYVESSGPGRPPPSDTLCCVSPESVSLRRTSHRSHNICMVSDFFYPNMGGVESHIYQLSQCLIERGHKVIIVTHAYGNRKGIRYLTNGLKVYYLPLKVMYNQSTATTLFHSLPLLRYIFVRERITIIHSHSSFSAMAHDALFHAKTMGLQTVFTDHSLFGFADVSSVLTNKLLTVSLCDTNHIICVSYTSKENTVLRATLNPEIVSVIPNAVDPTDFTPDPLQRHNNVTVVVVSRLVYRKGTDFLGGIIPELCQKYQDLNFIIGGEGPKRIILEEVRERYQLHDRVRLLGALEHKDVRNVLVQGHIFLNTSLTEAFCMAIVEAASCGLQVVSTRVGGIPEVLPENLIILCEPSVKSLCEGLEKAISQQRLGTLPDPQYIHNIVKTFYTWRNVAERTEKVYDQVAGEDVLLIGRRLERLISHCGPVTGYIFALLAVINVFFLVFLKWMTPDSVIDVAIDATGSNGAWTKNPCRKKRETKMSKTGKMSKTG; this is translated from the exons ATGGCCTATGTAGAGAGCAGTGGGCCTGGCCGACCTCCTCCCTCAGACACACTCTGTTGTGTTAGCCCAGAAAGTGTTTCCCTTCGTCGAACCTCTCACCGCAGCCATAACATATGCATGGTATCTGACTTTTTCTATCCCAACATGGGAGGTGTGGAAAGCCACATTTACCAGCTCTCCCAGTGCCTGATTGAAAGAGGGCACAAAGTCATAATTGTCACCCATGCTTATGGAAATCGAAAAGGCATTCGTTACCTCACTAATGGCCTCAAAGTCTATTACTTGCCTCTGAAAGTCATGTACAACCAGTCTACAGCCACAACCCTCTTTCACAGTCTGCCATTGCTCAGGTACATATTTGTTCGGGAGAGAATCACCATAATCCACTCACATAGCTCTTTTTCTGCCATGGCCCATGATGCCCTGTTCCACGCCAAGACCATGGGGCTCCAGACTGTCTTCACGGATCATTCCCTTTTTGGATTTGCTGACGTCAGCTCGGTGCTTACCAACAAGCTTCTAACTGTGTCTCTTTGTGACACAAACCACATCATTTGCGTCTCTTATACTAGTAAGGAAAACACTGTGCTCAGAGCAACTCTGAATCCTGAAATAGTGTCCGTCATTCCTAATGCTGTAGATCCTACTGACTTCACTCCAGATCCACTACAAAGGCATAATAATGTAACCGTTGTTGTTGTCAGCAGACTTGTTTACAGAAAAG GGACCGATTTCCTTGGTGGGATAATACCTGAACTCTGTCAGAAATATcaagatttaaattttataattggagGAGAAGGACCAAAGAGAATCATTTTGGAAGAAGTACGGGAAAGATACCAGCTCCATGACAG AGTGCGTCTCTTGGGAGCCTTAGAGCACAAGGATGTTAGAAATGTCTTAGTTCAAGGACATATTTTCCTTAATACTTCCCTCACTGAAGCATTCTGCATGGCGATTGTGGAAGCGGCCAGTTGTGGTTTACAG gttgTAAGTACCAGGGTTGGTGGAATTCCAGAGGTGCTTCCAgaaaatcttattattttatgtGAACCTTCTGTCAAATCTTTATGTGAAGGACTGGAAAAAGCTATTTCCCAGCAAAGGTTAGGAACATTGCCAGACCCGCAATACATCCATAACATCGTGAAGACTTTCTATACTTGGAGGAATGTGGCAGAGAGAACTGAAAAA GTGTACGACCAGGTGGCAGGAGAAGATGTGCTACTGATAGGAAGAAGATTAGAAAGACTCATCTCGCACTGTGGCCCAGTAACAGGCTATATTTTTGCTTTGCTGGCTGTAATCAAcgttttcttccttgttttcctGAAATGGATGACTCCAGATTCTGTCATCGATGTTGCAATAGATGCCACAGGGTCAAATGGTGCCTGGACTAAAAATCCTTGCAGGAAAAAAAGGGAGACCAAGATGTCTAAAACCGGCAAGATGTCTAAAACCGGGTAA